The genome window CGTCAatgaaattattgttgttttctaAAAAGTGGTTACATTTTATgagttttatatattatatttaagagtTTTCTCATATTTTATGAACGCTAATATATAAACACTAAAgatgatatttaaaataagttgaCTTTAGTGCAAATTGATTATGCTGAGAAGTAACTTGAAATTTACATAATAtactttttgttattaaaactCCCATTTTAAAAGATGAAAGGCACTATGCAACATgacaaaatacattaaaaaaagttcagtttctaaaatcaagaacattcgtctttaaaattgtgtttttaaaataagacCACTTtaagaacaatttaaaaataagaacatAAGTCTGAATAATGTTCAATTCTTAATTAAGCTTACAAAATTCTGTAATCAATCTAAATTCCTATAAAGTTTTTATCTCGCGTTAAGTGTTTTCGTTCATCGTTCAGTTCGTCGAGCTATAAATGAATGGGGCGacatacttttaggctgaCCAAATACACTATTTAACTATGAATATACTACGTTTTAATACAAAAGGGAGCTAAGTTAAAAGAAGTAAAAATCATACCCTTTTGCGAgggaaatattatatttagattgtttaaaattagtttaacAATGCTTAAACTATAAATACTTTGTTATTCCTATGACTAACTAATAACACTCGTCTCGGCAGCATTAAGCGAAGTTTTGGCATAAGATTTgtcattattttataatactaGCCAAGCAAACCCAATAAACTACTCAAGGCTTGTGGATTGAcgccagctccagctccagtcGCAGCGGCTCCTGCGCCACCGTTGGCCACCAAAGGACGCAGGCTGCTGCCAAGTGCCTGTCCCAAAAGTCCAGCTAACTGAGCTGCCTGAGCGGTGCTGAGTTGTGAGCCTGCTCCGGCAGCTGCGGCaggtgcaacagcagcagtctgTGAGGCACTGGCTGCGGGCACTGCACTCGCCAAGTTATTGTAGTTGCCATAGTTGGGCCTTGATCCATAATAGTTTTGTGGATATTGCACTGGTCGCTGGTAGTTGTAATAGTTATAATCGGGCCTGTAATACCCATAGCCAGGATAGCCAAAGAAGCCTTGAGCAAGACCCGGATAGCCTAATCCCAGTGCTGGGTATCCATAACTATAGCCGGGCCTATAACCGTAGACGTTGCCATATCCATTGCCATAACCATTGTTCGGATAGCCGCCTGCTCCGCCGCCACCATAAAACTGATCCGACTGTGTGCCACTGCCACCTCCAGTTCCACTGCCAGCAACGCTGCCTCCTCCAACGGGTGCGATGGGTACATCGAATAAGGGGCCAGCTGTGCCGAAGAGAAGTGGCGAGAGTAATCCCAAAGTGCGTCCCTGTGGACGATCTgactgctttgctttgcttcgctGACCGGCGACGAGTGCGAATAACACACAGAGCAGACTTAAGCGTGCCGACAAATACATTCcgaaagatacaga of Drosophila nasuta strain 15112-1781.00 chromosome 3, ASM2355853v1, whole genome shotgun sequence contains these proteins:
- the LOC132788129 gene encoding prisilkin-39 gives rise to the protein MQNTYLEICRRTNALGWSRCGWLLLSLLIKLFLTASCNFSYDLSVASCEFSFCISVSVSFGMYLSARLSLLCVLFALVAGQRSKAKQSDRPQGRTLGLLSPLLFGTAGPLFDVPIAPVGGGSVAGSGTGGGSGTQSDQFYGGGGAGGYPNNGYGNGYGNVYGYRPGYSYGYPALGLGYPGLAQGFFGYPGYGYYRPDYNYYNYQRPVQYPQNYYGSRPNYGNYNNLASAVPAASASQTAAVAPAAAAGAGSQLSTAQAAQLAGLLGQALGSSLRPLVANGGAGAAATGAGAGVNPQALSSLLGLLG